The following coding sequences lie in one Haematobia irritans isolate KBUSLIRL chromosome 3, ASM5000362v1, whole genome shotgun sequence genomic window:
- the LOC142231141 gene encoding uncharacterized protein LOC142231141, with amino-acid sequence MTRDDNDASEEASGADLSSLKQQRSSMKRNISNMHKKVEKDGAKVDSTILECRLQILESYFKQLCHIQTQIETLSPADTSRSDLEELFITAKAKILGLLNKSRSSIPGDTTLMNASIAGISTQSRLPSLKLPRFDGKYGEYKRFISTFNNMVHENQTITPVDKFNYLLNCLSGPALAVVEAFQVSEENYPKALTRLQERYDNKVLIFLEHINTLFDIPKMAKGDSSSLRNIIDTVSAVRGSLLSLGSEADVMNAILVHLVLNKVDADTKQNYDEKQEYKSLPSWDCCYDVLSLRCQFLESHGKRTEFGEKAKLVKPKQNFNRTAHTFVNSNPNCVYCNSTDHYLQTCSSFSAIAVPDRFNFVKRGGLCINCLRKGHMVSKCPSKSRCRFCNSTHHSVLHIFSPDNSGQSTISNTTTVQPSTSNQNPVSLVARSCKRAIIPTAVVLIKDYCGTFQPVRALLDSGSELNFISEETAKRLRLKFRPYSQEVSGIGEVRTRIKFTVSATIKSRISSFQWSSTFAVTPTIASVQPGEYIYTSNWKIPTDIPLADPLFFKPQHIDILLSAEVFFDLLLDGRISLGYGMPNLTNTVFGYIVGGIASTGQARSNFTCNLMVNSLEVDLDKTLKKFWEVEEYEKNPNMLSEEEAACENHFVENVKLDFDGRVVVRLPFKENPKCLGDSFEAARKRFLSLERRLDRDLQLKSMYKEFMDEYLSLGHMSLYNQPLCGTYYIIPHHCVLRPQSTTTKIRVVFDASSRSSSNKSLNDILMVGPTIQQDLITTLFSFRLHKYAFTADISKMYRQFRIDENDRKYQLILWRNQKDEHLKVYQLNTVTYGLSAAPFLAIRSLFFIADKYSHSHPCGSEVLRNDLYVDDVLTGADDLATLAQKKNELVKILSFHGLELAKWNSNNIMFGSNQDAEITIKTSEDEVAKALGMSWKPKEDVFTYRFELPDVMNPTKRSVLSIVSKIYDLLGLLSPIVIRCKILLQEMWVQNIGWDDPLTEHLKSLWLQIKSDLNYIHKVEVPRYVLTSNDTLGEIHGFADASQRAYGCCIYYRVCLKGEYKTTLLIAKSKVAPIKAQSLPRLELCAAVLLNNTWLKIQPKISSFVSSIYFWTDSKIVLQWLKLHSSTLNCFVANRISELQEKTRNVSWRHVPSKSNPADVVSRGCSAEEISNTIWFSGPSFLEEDITKWPGTEEQLNIEILERRKAAVFVANSSEVNIIDDLLDKHSSYIKFIRIIAYIFRIFNRCPAKKDVNISDVIHLSPDELEEGFWRIVAHIQMWCFGADIKSLSNGGLVNPSLQKLSPFVHEMTLGATTVKILRVGGRLSQAPIPYDARFPALLPKDHRFVKLYIEHVHRSHLHAGAKVLLGLLRQKIWIVNARDVVRKVVRNCVHCFHYKPKLMEQLMGNLPSDRLRAQRPFLIAGVDFCGPFMTSYRIRGKVPYKTYIAVFVCFTSKAVHLELVSDLSTNNFILCLKRFVGRRGIPQKLYCDNATNFVGARNQIKELKESLFRDDVVHDMKSLCCQLGFEFCFIPPRAPHFGGLWEAAVKSTKTLLIKNVGKAYLTFEELQTVIIDVEAILNSRPIAPISNDPNDGEALTPGHLLIGSSLVAVPDKHIDSSQSSLLSRWQRVSFLKQQFWQMWSRDYMLSLQQRSKWFKDNNNIKEGQLVLIHEDNTPPQQWLLARVTKPILGRDGKVRVVELKTKSGICTRPIHKVAPLPNNEEV; translated from the coding sequence ATGACGAGAGACGATAATGATGCTTCTGAAGAAGCAAGTGGTGCTGATTTGTCTTCTCTTAAACAGCAACGTAGCTCTATGAAGAGGAATATCAGCAACATGCATAAAAAGGTAGAAAAAGATGGTGCAAAAGTAGATTCCACTATTTTAGAGTGTCGTTTGCAAATTTTGGAATCATACTTCAAACAGTTGTGCCACATCCAAACTCAAATAGAAACACTTAGTCCGGCTGACACATCGAGGAGtgatttggaagaacttttcataACAGCAAAGGCAAAAATATTGGGCCTTCTGAACAAAAGTCGTAGTTCTATACCTGGTGATACTACTTTGATGAATGCTTCAATTGCCGGAATTTCAACACAATCTCGTTTGCCTTCGTTGAAATTGCCTCGTTTTGAtggaaaatatggcgagtataaaagatttatttcgacATTTAACAACATGGTCCATGAAAATCAAACTATTACCCCAGTTgataaattcaattatttattgaacTGTCTCAGTGGTCCCGCTTTGGCAGTTGTTGAAGCTTTTCAAGTGTCAGAGGAAAACTACCCGAAAGCACTAACACGGCTCCAGGAACGTTATGACAATAAGGTATTGATTTTTTTGGAACATATCAACACTCTTTTCGATATTCCGAAAATGGCAAAAGGTGATAGCTCATCATTGCGGAATATTATTGACACTGTTTCGGCTGTTCGTGGTTCTTTGTTGTCGCTTGGGTCTGAAGCAGATGTTATGAACGCAATTTTAGTACATTTGGTTTTGAATAAAGTGGATGCAGATACGAAACAGAATTATGATGAAAAACAAGAATATAAATCGTTGCCCTCTTGGGATTGTTGCTATGATGTTTTGAGTCTTCGTTGTCAATTTCTCGAAAGTCATGGAAAAAGGACAGAATTTGGTGAAAAAGCAAAACTTGTCAAGcccaagcaaaattttaatcgcaCTGCCCATACTTTCGTCAATTCAAATCCAAATTGTGTATATTGTAATTCAACTGATCATTATCTGCAAACTTGTTCTTCGTTTTCGGCAATAGCAGTTCCCGatcgttttaattttgtaaaacgcGGTGGCCTGTGCATTAATTGTCTGCGAAAGGGGCATATGGTTTCAAAATGTCCATCAAAATCACGTTGCAGATTTTGTAATTCAACTCACCACTCAGTGTTGCACATTTTTAGTCCAGACAACTCGGGACAGTCAACCATTTCGAATACTACTACAGTGCAACCTTCAACTAGTAATCAAAATCCAGTTTCGCTTGTGGCTCGCTCATGTAAAAGGGCAATCATTCCGACTGCTGTGGTTCTCATCAAAGATTATTGTGGAACTTTTCAACCGGTAAGAGCTTTACTTGATTCCGGCTCCGAACTCAATTTCATTTCAGAAGAAACTGCAAAAAGGCTTCGGCTTAAATTTCGACCATATTCACAAGAAGTTTCGGGAATTGGAGAAGTTAGAACCAGAATTAAATTTACCGTGTCCGCTACAATAAAATCAAGAATTAGTTCGTTCCAGTGGTCCTCAACTTTTGCTGTTACCCCAACAATTGCATCTGTACAGCCCGGTGAGTACATATATACTTCAAATTGGAAAATTCCCACCGATATACCGTTAGCTGacccattgtttttcaaaccgcaACATATTGACATTCTTTTgagtgctgaagtattttttgatttattacttGATGGTCGAATTTCTCTTGGATATGGTATGCCAAACCTTACCAATACTGTTTTTGGATACATTGTTGGTGGTATCGCAAGTACTGGTCAAGCGAGATCTAATTTTACATGCAATTTGATGGTCAATTCTTTAGAAGTGGATCTTGATaaaactctaaaaaaattttgggaagtaGAAGAATACGAAAAGAATCCCAATATGTTGTCCGAAGAAGAAGCAGCATGTGAAAATCACTTTGTTGAAAATgttaaattagattttgatgGAAGAGTTGTGGTCCGCTTGCCATTTAAAGAAAATCCCAAATGTCTCGGCGATTCGTTCGAAGCTGCTCGAAAACGTTTTTTGTCCCTGGAAAGACGTTTAGATCGTGATCTACAATTGAAGTCAATGTATAAAGAATTCATGGATGAGTATTTGTCCCTGGGTCACATGTCGCTCTATAATCAACCGTTATGTGGTACCTATTACATAATACCACATCATTGTGTTTTGAGACCACAAAGTACTACAACAAAAATTAGAGTTGTATTTGATGCATCTTCTCGTAGTTCGTCAAATAAATCATTGAACGATATTTTGATGGTTGGACCAACAATACAACAAGACCTGATCACCACACTATTTTCGTTTCGTTTACACAAGTATGCTTTTACTGCTGATATTTCTAAAATGTATCGACAATTTCGAATAGATGAAAATGATAGAAAATATCAACTCATATTGTGGAGAAATCAAAAAGATGAACATTTAAAGGTATATCAACTGAATACTGTTACCTACGGTTTATCTGCCGCCCCATTTTTGGCGATTCGTAGTTTGTTTTTCATTGCAGATAAATATTCGCACTCGCATCCTTGTGGTTCTGAAGTTTTGCGCAACGATTTATACGTGGATGATGTACTCACCGGCGCTGACGACCTTGCAACGCTGGCTCAAAAGAAAAACGAGCTAGTAAAAATATTAAGTTTCCATGGCCTTGAGTTAGCAAAATGGAACAGCAATAACATCATGTTCGGTTCAAATCAAGATGCAGAAATCACCATTAAAACAAGTGAAGATGAAGTTGCAAAAGCCTTGGGTATGTCTTGGAAACCCAAGGAGGACGTTTTTACTTACCGATTCGAGTTACCAGATGTGATGAATCCTACAAAAAGATCTGTTTTgtcaattgtatcaaaaatctaTGACTTGCTTGGACTATTGAGCCCCATTGTCATTCGATGCAAAATACTTCTTCAAGAAATGTGGGTGCAAAACATTGGATGGGATGACCCATTAACTGAACATCTTAAATCATTATGGCTCCAAATTAAATCGGATTTAAATTACATACATAAAGTTGAAGTCCCCAGGTATGTTTTAACCTCAAATGATACTCTTGGAGAAATTCACGGATTTGCTGACGCCTCGCAACGAGCATATGGTTGTTGTATTTACTATCGAGTTTGTCTTAAGGGAGAATACAAAACGACCCttttaattgcaaaatccaAAGTGGCCCCAATTAAGGCACAATCACTACCACGGCTCGAATTGTGCGCAGCAGTATTGCTGAATAACACATGGCTCAAAATACaaccaaaaatttcaagttttgtcTCATCGATATATTTTTGGACTGATTCCAAAATCGTACTACAATGGCTTAAATTACATTCGTCGACGTTGAATTGTTTTGTGGCAAATCGTATTTCTGAACTACAGGAGAAAACAAGAAATGTTAGCTGGAGACACGTCCCTTCGAAGAGTAACCCTGCTGATGTGGTTTCGCGTGGATGTAGCGCGGAGGAAATTTCTAATACCATTTGGTTTAGTGGCCCTTCGTTTTTGGAAGAAGATATTACAAAATGGCCCGGAACTGAAGAACAATTGAACATCGAAATTCTCGAACGTAGAAAGGCAGCTGTTTTTGTGGCAAATTCATCAGAAGTCAACATCATAGATGACCTTCTCGATAAGCATTCttcctatattaaatttattagaaTAATTGCTTATATTTTTCGTATATTCAACAGATGTCCTGCTAAGAAAGATGTGAATATTTCTGATGTAATTCATTTGTCCCCAGATGAATTAGAAGAAGGTTTTTGGAGAATTGTGGCTCACATCCAGATGTGGTGTTTTGGTGCCGATATCAAATCACTGAGTAATGGTGGTCTGGTAAACCCATCGCTTCAAAAACTTTCACCATTTGTACATGAGATGACACTTGGAGCAACCACAGTCAAAATTCTTCGTGTTGGTGGTCGTTTGTCCCAAGCGCCCATTCCATATGATGCAAGATTTCCAGCACTATTACCAAAAGACCATCGCTTCGTTAAATTGTATATTGAGCATGTTCATCGCTCACATTTACACGCTGGAGCAAAAGTGTTGTTGGGACTATTGCGCCAGAAAATATGGATTGTAAACGCCAGAGATGTTGTACGCAAAGTTGTTCGCAATTGCGTTCATTGTTTTCATTACAAACCGAAATTGATGGAACAGTTGATGGGAAATTTGCCATCAGATCGACTTCGAGCTCAACGCCCATTTTTGATTGCTGGTGTTGATTTTTGTGGTCCATTCATGACGTCGTACCGTATCCGAGGAAAAGTGCCTTATAAAACATACATAGCTGTATTTGTGTGTTTCACTTCCAAGGCAGTTCATTTAGAACTAGTTTCGGACCTATCGACAAACAATTTCATCTTGTGTCTCAAAAGATTTGTTGGAAGACGTGGCATACCCCAAAAGTTGTATTGCGACAACGCCACTAATTTCGTTGGAGCACGTAACCAAATCaaagaattaaaagaaagtcTTTTTCGAGATGATGTGGTCCACGACATGAAATCACTTTGTTGTCAACTTGGTttcgaattttgttttatacctCCCCGTGCCCCACATTTTGGCGGACTGTGGGAAGCAGCCGTCAAATCTACAAAAACGCTACTTATAAAGAACGTTGGCAAAGCATATCTTACTTTCGAAGAGCTACAAACAGTCATAATTGACGTTGAGGCAATTTTAAATTCGCGCCCCATCGCTCCAATATCAAACGATCCCAATGATGGTGAAGCCCTAACGCCTGGTCATCTGCTTATTGGTTCTTCATTGGTTGCAGTTCCCGATAAACATATCGATTCATCCCAATCATCATTATTGTCTCGGTGGCAAAGGGTctcatttttgaaacaacaattttggcaaatgtgGTCCCGAGATTATATGCTATCTTTACAACAAAGGTCAAAGTGGTTCAAAGACAATAACAACATAAAAGAAGGGCAACTAGTTCTAATACATGAAGACAACACTCCGCCACAACAATGGTTACTAGCTCGTGTTACAAAACCTATTCTAGGCCGTGATGGAAAGGTTCGTGTGGTTGAACTGAAAACTAAATCTGGAATTTGTACTCGGCCAATTCACAAAGTGGCTCCCCTACCAAATAATGAAGAGGTTTGA